One Alteromonas sp. KC3 DNA segment encodes these proteins:
- a CDS encoding acyltransferase family protein, whose amino-acid sequence MNKHISLYLDVWRFGAALVVFLSHVASQKISNGLFWQTKHYDQTAVMIFFVMSGFVISYISSTKETELKDYSIARVSRLYSVVVPALLITFIADSIGYSINPEFYTEGPWPFETDSYLLTYFLSFLMIQNVWDLGLNPGINQPFWSLTFEWIYYIAFAAVFYFKSNWKYAWLALILVLAGPTIVALFPIWLLGYYLYRVMSNNARQTNSLLSVLISFSAVVAMVLVGPEIRKIEFSSSLIARKEVYGDYFDAIMFCIHLYFAPSILHYGGYILERYASAIRKVAACTFALYLFHRPLIQLIAAITPTDLEDSFYRLSLLLIPLLIVFTVGYWSEKQKSNLKNILNDLCTKFVGKVK is encoded by the coding sequence TTGAATAAGCATATTTCTTTGTATCTGGATGTTTGGCGCTTTGGAGCTGCATTAGTAGTATTTCTTTCTCATGTAGCATCACAGAAGATAAGTAATGGTTTGTTTTGGCAGACTAAACATTATGACCAAACTGCTGTGATGATATTCTTTGTCATGTCAGGATTCGTCATTTCATATATATCATCGACTAAAGAGACTGAATTAAAAGACTACTCTATAGCACGAGTAAGTAGGCTCTATTCAGTTGTAGTTCCTGCGTTGTTGATCACTTTTATTGCCGACTCCATTGGTTATTCTATTAACCCTGAATTCTACACGGAAGGGCCTTGGCCGTTTGAGACTGATAGCTATCTACTTACATATTTCCTGTCTTTCTTGATGATTCAAAATGTTTGGGACCTTGGGTTAAATCCAGGTATCAATCAACCATTTTGGTCATTAACGTTTGAATGGATTTACTACATTGCATTTGCTGCCGTATTTTATTTTAAGTCTAACTGGAAGTATGCTTGGCTTGCATTGATTTTAGTTTTGGCCGGGCCTACGATTGTGGCGCTTTTCCCTATTTGGTTACTGGGTTATTATTTATATCGAGTGATGTCAAATAATGCGCGCCAAACTAACTCACTTCTTTCAGTGCTAATTTCATTTAGTGCGGTAGTTGCGATGGTCCTTGTGGGTCCTGAAATACGTAAAATAGAGTTTTCAAGTTCCCTTATAGCTAGAAAAGAAGTATATGGCGATTACTTTGATGCAATAATGTTTTGCATACACCTCTATTTTGCACCGTCGATATTACATTATGGAGGCTACATATTAGAGAGGTATGCTAGTGCCATCAGGAAGGTTGCTGCGTGTACTTTTGCGCTTTACCTTTTTCATAGGCCACTTATACAGCTGATTGCTGCTATTACACCTACCGACCTCGAAGATTCTTTTTATAGATTAAGCCTTCTATTGATTCCCTTATTAATCGTATTTACCGTAGGTTATTGGTCAGAAAAACAAAAAAGCAACTTAAAAAACATCTTGAATGATTTGTGCACAAAGTTTGTAGGGAAAGTTAAGTAG
- a CDS encoding acyltransferase family protein codes for MSKTTYHPHIDALRAFAVLAVIIFHVNHNYLEGGFVGVDIFFVISGYLITAQILKAVSENRFSFQDFYSRRIKRILPAALSVIGCTVLITQFIYLPDDAVDVASSAIWSSLSLPNVYFWKFDDTSYFASSSYTVPLLHYWSLGVEEQFYFVWPLVIVLFYRRLSASAFMLMLVLTVLLSAGIAEWLIASRHSFVYYMLPTRAGELLVGGGLAALLHYGFLEKPKKASWVFPVSCIALLISVLFIHKEHTFPGFLYLLPTLAAAGFIWSGFNNNSHLAKLLSNQVLLWVGKISFSAYLVHWPLLAFFRYGYGEPSLLIQLVLFFLIFVLAHLNWRFVEEKFRHKSLPFRQLLLRQAVAPIFFVSLISASVIYSDGFGVRYFSEQYKSQLVENQNNAKAPNSYKHVCQYWRLEQGHLADDNCVLGKGNTPKVLLWGDSNAAQYIGVLESIANKQKWSFRNISHAACPPIFSGVEKFVTAKRLSDCLSSIELVRSTLKQYDTIIISSAFHYYIEKNDDYFIHFFEALTTLSETHKIVVLGNVPVFDNFDRNCLAKAITYPWLKCDYVADTKKIEEINKTLSRFTESSPKIHFASLNSWLCKEECTPYKAGRLIYYDGSHLDAIVTRDSDVMSDFEVTIKRGVQFE; via the coding sequence ATGAGTAAGACAACTTATCACCCACATATTGATGCATTGCGTGCATTTGCTGTGCTTGCTGTGATCATTTTTCATGTTAATCACAATTATCTGGAAGGTGGTTTTGTTGGCGTTGATATATTTTTTGTTATTTCGGGCTATTTAATCACTGCGCAAATATTAAAAGCAGTAAGTGAGAATCGTTTTTCATTTCAAGATTTCTACAGTAGGCGGATTAAACGAATCTTGCCAGCTGCGCTGTCAGTAATTGGGTGTACGGTTCTCATAACGCAATTCATATACTTGCCAGATGACGCGGTCGATGTAGCATCCTCCGCCATTTGGTCATCGCTTTCTCTGCCCAACGTTTATTTTTGGAAGTTTGACGATACTAGTTACTTTGCCTCTAGTAGCTATACAGTACCATTGTTGCACTATTGGTCATTGGGAGTTGAGGAGCAGTTTTATTTTGTATGGCCTTTAGTTATCGTGCTGTTTTACAGAAGGCTAAGTGCTTCGGCATTTATGTTGATGTTAGTACTTACTGTTTTATTGTCCGCAGGTATAGCAGAGTGGTTAATTGCGTCACGGCACTCTTTCGTTTATTACATGCTACCCACTCGAGCGGGTGAGCTATTAGTTGGTGGTGGCCTAGCTGCGCTTTTACATTACGGTTTTCTTGAAAAACCAAAAAAGGCGAGTTGGGTATTTCCCGTATCATGTATCGCGCTACTTATTTCCGTTTTATTTATTCATAAAGAACATACATTCCCAGGCTTTTTATATTTACTACCCACTTTGGCTGCCGCAGGTTTCATTTGGAGCGGCTTCAACAATAACTCGCATTTGGCAAAGTTGCTAAGTAACCAGGTACTGCTATGGGTAGGTAAAATTTCTTTTTCTGCATACCTTGTGCATTGGCCGCTATTAGCATTTTTCCGGTATGGCTACGGTGAACCTAGTCTACTGATACAGTTAGTTTTATTTTTTCTAATATTTGTATTAGCCCATCTAAATTGGCGATTTGTGGAAGAAAAATTCAGACATAAGAGCTTGCCATTTCGACAACTATTGTTAAGGCAAGCTGTTGCTCCGATTTTTTTCGTATCTCTTATTAGCGCTAGTGTGATTTATTCAGATGGCTTTGGTGTAAGGTATTTCAGTGAACAATACAAAAGTCAGCTTGTAGAAAATCAAAATAATGCGAAAGCCCCAAATTCTTACAAACATGTTTGCCAATATTGGCGTTTAGAGCAAGGTCATTTAGCAGATGATAACTGTGTGTTAGGTAAAGGAAACACGCCAAAGGTTTTGTTGTGGGGAGATTCCAATGCAGCACAGTACATCGGAGTGTTAGAAAGCATCGCGAATAAGCAAAAGTGGAGCTTTAGAAATATTTCTCACGCAGCATGTCCTCCAATTTTTTCTGGAGTAGAGAAATTTGTAACAGCAAAACGACTTAGTGACTGTCTTAGTTCTATAGAGTTAGTGAGAAGTACACTGAAACAGTACGACACAATTATTATCTCGTCTGCCTTTCATTATTACATAGAAAAGAATGACGATTACTTCATTCATTTTTTTGAAGCATTAACTACGCTAAGCGAAACACATAAGATTGTTGTGTTGGGCAATGTTCCTGTGTTTGATAATTTTGATAGAAACTGTCTTGCCAAAGCGATTACTTATCCTTGGCTCAAGTGTGACTATGTTGCAGATACGAAAAAGATTGAAGAGATTAACAAAACACTGAGTCGTTTTACTGAAAGTAGTCCGAAAATTCACTTTGCATCACTCAACAGTTGGTTATGCAAAGAAGAATGTACTCCCTATAAAGCTGGTAGGCTCATTTACTATGACGGAAGTCATTTGGACGCAATAGTTACCAGGGACAGTGATGTTATGTCTGACTTTGAAGTTACAATAAAACGCGGAGTGCAATTTGAATAA
- the asnB gene encoding asparagine synthase (glutamine-hydrolyzing) — MCGILGTLNFTNTVDEQRLASMRDTMPYRGPDSNGIWISNNLHCGLAHLRLSILDPTPAGHQPRVEENGRFVISYNGEVYNYIEIRAELQKKGYTFETGTDTEVILSAYIEWGEDCLNRFNGMFAIAIYDNETETLFLARDRLGIKPVYYYQDEHELIFASETKAILKGLSALPELNVELIDDYMSFGYIPGEKTLHKGVNRLMPGHYAIVKGREMKITQWWDLTFNNDEDKGFDYYLNESKRLLESAIDLRLRSDVPLGIFLSGGIDSSAVVGLLADKVKEPLKTFSIAYDFGKNFDETQYARMVADKFGTDHHELKITPQQFADFIPEYIHLMDEPVTEAAAISLFFVSKLAKEKVTVALSGEGSDEIFAGYDLYQYMNVLEKYRGVVGQKGTDLFAGIANKVLGKSHKVSKYLNMATQPIEKRYKGMSTYPDAQKEALYRPDFKVELEKAKTETGHGAFSAKLFDKTKDNDQLSKMLYFDTKTWLVDDLLIKADRMSMATSVELRVPFLDYRLVEFAASIPSKHKINKGEGKYPLKKMMEGILPNDIIYRKKMGFPTPLKLMFQNELREYATNLLLAEDTRVHKFFNKERIAQLIEEHNADKYDHHKTLWQLVVLEEWLRKNS, encoded by the coding sequence ATGTGCGGGATATTAGGAACGCTAAATTTTACTAATACGGTTGATGAACAACGACTTGCCTCAATGCGAGACACAATGCCGTATCGTGGTCCAGACAGCAACGGAATTTGGATTTCCAACAATTTGCACTGTGGTCTTGCTCATTTGCGTTTAAGCATATTAGATCCGACGCCCGCTGGCCACCAACCTAGGGTAGAAGAGAATGGTCGTTTCGTTATTTCGTATAACGGCGAAGTGTATAATTACATTGAAATTAGGGCCGAACTTCAGAAAAAAGGTTATACGTTTGAAACGGGCACTGATACTGAAGTTATTTTAAGTGCGTACATTGAGTGGGGCGAAGATTGCTTAAATCGCTTCAATGGTATGTTCGCCATTGCTATATACGACAATGAAACCGAAACCCTATTTTTAGCCCGAGACCGTTTGGGCATTAAACCTGTTTATTACTATCAAGATGAGCATGAGCTTATCTTCGCCTCTGAAACCAAAGCAATACTAAAAGGGTTAAGCGCGCTTCCAGAACTTAATGTCGAACTCATCGATGACTACATGAGCTTTGGATACATACCTGGTGAAAAAACCTTGCACAAAGGCGTTAACCGACTAATGCCAGGGCACTACGCCATTGTGAAAGGTCGCGAAATGAAAATCACGCAATGGTGGGATTTAACATTTAATAATGACGAAGACAAAGGTTTCGATTATTACTTAAATGAGAGTAAACGGTTACTTGAAAGTGCCATCGATTTGCGGTTAAGAAGTGATGTGCCGCTCGGTATTTTCTTAAGTGGTGGCATTGATTCAAGTGCAGTAGTTGGGCTGCTTGCGGACAAAGTTAAAGAGCCATTAAAAACGTTTTCGATAGCCTACGATTTTGGTAAGAACTTTGATGAAACACAGTACGCCAGAATGGTGGCAGACAAGTTTGGTACTGATCATCATGAGTTAAAGATTACCCCTCAACAGTTTGCCGACTTTATTCCTGAATATATTCACTTAATGGATGAGCCTGTCACCGAGGCTGCCGCTATTTCCCTGTTTTTTGTTTCAAAATTGGCAAAAGAAAAAGTGACCGTTGCGCTTTCAGGTGAGGGCTCTGACGAAATATTTGCTGGTTACGACCTGTATCAGTATATGAATGTGTTAGAAAAGTACCGCGGTGTCGTTGGTCAAAAAGGCACAGACCTTTTTGCAGGAATTGCCAATAAAGTATTGGGTAAAAGCCACAAGGTATCTAAATACTTAAATATGGCAACGCAACCCATAGAAAAGCGTTACAAAGGTATGTCGACATACCCCGATGCGCAAAAAGAGGCTTTGTACCGTCCTGATTTTAAAGTAGAGCTAGAAAAAGCCAAAACAGAAACTGGCCATGGTGCCTTTTCAGCGAAGTTGTTTGATAAAACAAAAGACAACGACCAACTAAGTAAGATGCTTTATTTCGATACGAAGACGTGGTTAGTGGACGATTTGTTGATTAAAGCTGATCGAATGAGCATGGCTACATCGGTTGAACTTCGTGTTCCGTTTTTGGACTACAGGCTTGTAGAGTTTGCCGCTAGCATTCCTTCTAAACACAAAATCAATAAAGGTGAAGGTAAATATCCATTGAAGAAAATGATGGAAGGTATTTTGCCTAATGACATTATTTACCGAAAGAAAATGGGCTTCCCTACACCTTTAAAGTTAATGTTTCAAAATGAGCTCAGAGAGTATGCAACCAATTTACTATTGGCTGAAGACACTCGAGTTCACAAGTTCTTTAATAAGGAGCGTATCGCGCAGCTGATTGAGGAACACAACGCCGATAAGTATGACCATCATAAAACCTTGTGGCAATTGGTGGTGTTGGAAGAGTGGCTGAGAAAAAATAGCTAG
- a CDS encoding GMC oxidoreductase — MLIDGRTLNEGEVINTDICILGGGPAGITLANELNGTALDVVLLDAGGEQYEAQVQELYEADSVPEFYPDPKISRLRFLGGASNHWANNTSPFSPIDFEKRDWLEHSGWPISYNEMMPYYEKAAMYCQTGDDGYSSEYWLPSMGLTDLLSEAKFSRLGIAKASLPPTRFYVSHGKPLVESDNVKLYTYASVVDLEFDESDKRIISASFTSYNGKTHKVVADRFVLSMGGMENARMLLLFNEKYKNKVGNKNDNVGRYFMDHPTMNAAHLISDVAKLDSMSRFEGQRFLVAFFELTEKALREEELINLRMPVVSGTEYGMSDGVSSFHILKNALIKGELPEDLFTHYGNLILDADMVIEAVARKQFDTKIFESAKDKLGYQIPMMVEQLPERNNRIYLSSKKDKFGLNKLSIEWQVSKRNRELMWRSLEVFARDMGITSIGRLRLLKERASRLFGDQMGFGHHHMGTTRMSDTPENGVVDKNCKVFDVGNLYVAGSSVFPTGSHVPPTLTISAISVRLADHLKSGV, encoded by the coding sequence ATGCTAATTGATGGACGCACACTGAACGAAGGTGAAGTAATTAATACTGACATCTGTATCTTAGGCGGTGGGCCTGCCGGGATAACATTGGCAAATGAACTCAATGGGACTGCTCTAGATGTAGTTCTATTAGATGCTGGCGGAGAGCAGTATGAAGCCCAAGTTCAAGAGCTTTACGAAGCTGACAGCGTTCCAGAGTTTTATCCTGACCCTAAAATATCACGACTTCGTTTTTTAGGTGGTGCCAGTAACCACTGGGCTAATAATACGTCTCCTTTTTCTCCTATAGACTTTGAAAAGAGGGATTGGCTAGAACACAGTGGTTGGCCAATTAGCTACAACGAAATGATGCCTTACTATGAAAAGGCTGCTATGTACTGTCAAACAGGCGATGATGGTTACTCAAGTGAATATTGGTTGCCATCAATGGGATTAACCGACTTGCTTTCAGAAGCTAAGTTTTCTCGACTAGGCATAGCTAAAGCGTCTTTACCTCCTACTCGATTCTACGTGTCACATGGTAAGCCTCTTGTTGAAAGCGATAACGTAAAACTTTATACGTATGCAAGTGTAGTTGATTTAGAGTTTGATGAGTCTGATAAACGCATCATTTCCGCTTCTTTTACATCTTACAATGGAAAAACACATAAAGTGGTTGCGGATCGATTTGTACTTTCTATGGGAGGTATGGAAAATGCGCGTATGCTTCTGTTGTTTAACGAGAAGTATAAAAACAAGGTAGGTAACAAGAACGACAACGTGGGAAGGTATTTTATGGATCATCCCACAATGAACGCTGCTCATCTTATTAGTGATGTTGCAAAATTAGACTCAATGAGCCGCTTTGAAGGGCAGAGGTTCTTAGTTGCTTTCTTTGAGTTGACCGAAAAGGCTTTGAGAGAAGAAGAGCTTATAAACCTGAGAATGCCAGTTGTAAGCGGCACAGAATATGGTATGTCTGACGGCGTATCGTCGTTTCATATTCTGAAAAATGCTTTGATAAAAGGCGAACTTCCAGAAGATTTGTTCACCCATTATGGCAACTTGATCCTCGATGCGGATATGGTAATTGAGGCTGTTGCTAGAAAGCAGTTTGACACGAAAATTTTTGAAAGTGCTAAAGATAAGTTGGGGTACCAAATACCTATGATGGTGGAGCAGCTACCTGAGCGAAATAACCGCATTTACCTTTCATCTAAAAAAGATAAATTTGGGTTAAACAAACTTTCAATCGAATGGCAGGTATCGAAGCGAAATAGAGAGCTAATGTGGAGGTCTCTTGAAGTTTTCGCGAGAGACATGGGTATTACCTCAATCGGAAGACTCAGGTTACTAAAAGAGAGAGCATCAAGACTTTTCGGTGACCAAATGGGCTTTGGGCATCATCACATGGGAACTACTCGTATGTCTGATACACCAGAGAATGGCGTTGTGGACAAAAACTGTAAAGTGTTTGATGTTGGTAATTTATACGTTGCTGGTTCTAGCGTTTTTCCGACTGGTAGCCACGTACCTCCAACGCTGACGATTTCCGCGATATCCGTACGATTAGCAGACCACCTTAAGAGTGGAGTGTAA
- a CDS encoding O-antigen ligase family protein codes for MSLTAIAFLAAYFGCLFRAFSKDPKWGLYAYLLAFYAHPVGRWWGQSLPDLRWSFLAALVTLVAVFFSKKKGRWLSSKESKYYLVFLLYLLAQYLWVLNSAFHTIFVLLVVKYFILILLIQQCLKTKEDVIGFIICNALGALYFGYLGYSYGGGRLEGVGGPGVESANGLGQHLSILLVISSYLLLIKIGKIKYLLLFAVLVILNTIMLTESRGALLSLVLTGVVAIFFVPPSVKKVFFSLAILGAVAFGLLMGPQIVERFKSTQQNSFGEIQDKSAASRLVIIKAQYEIFKEKPLLGQGHRTTLVLSPLYIPQEYLSKVKSGEQVVQRRASHNFLMGMLTDHGIIGVTLYALISLSLFKSLLKVRKVIKTEAKVDNELLLIQAGLCLGFVCYLIAGMFSNNKIFEIAVWLIALIPIINRLLEQSLTRNQNAN; via the coding sequence TTGTCTTTGACAGCAATAGCATTTCTTGCTGCATACTTTGGATGTTTATTCAGGGCGTTTAGCAAAGATCCCAAGTGGGGGTTATATGCTTATCTTTTAGCATTCTATGCACACCCCGTTGGCCGCTGGTGGGGACAGTCTCTGCCAGATCTAAGGTGGTCTTTCTTAGCGGCGCTCGTCACCTTGGTAGCCGTATTTTTTTCAAAGAAAAAGGGGCGTTGGCTCAGCTCAAAAGAGTCAAAGTACTACTTAGTATTTTTGCTTTACCTGTTAGCTCAATACCTTTGGGTATTGAACAGTGCTTTTCACACAATTTTTGTGTTGTTAGTGGTCAAATACTTCATTCTTATTCTCTTAATACAGCAATGTTTAAAAACCAAAGAAGACGTTATTGGCTTTATTATCTGTAACGCGCTTGGGGCACTATATTTTGGTTATTTAGGGTATTCGTATGGTGGAGGAAGGCTTGAGGGCGTTGGTGGGCCCGGAGTCGAGTCTGCTAATGGGCTGGGCCAGCATCTATCGATTCTGCTTGTTATCTCTTCATATCTGTTATTAATAAAAATTGGAAAGATAAAGTATTTATTGCTCTTCGCCGTGCTGGTGATTCTAAATACCATTATGTTAACAGAGAGTCGTGGGGCATTGTTATCTCTGGTGCTCACTGGCGTAGTTGCTATTTTCTTTGTGCCGCCTAGCGTTAAAAAAGTCTTCTTTTCATTGGCCATTCTTGGTGCGGTAGCTTTTGGTTTGCTAATGGGCCCTCAGATTGTCGAGCGCTTCAAGAGCACTCAACAAAATAGCTTTGGCGAAATTCAAGACAAGAGTGCGGCATCAAGGCTAGTTATTATTAAAGCGCAATACGAAATTTTTAAAGAGAAGCCTTTATTAGGTCAGGGGCACCGTACAACATTGGTTTTAAGTCCGTTGTATATCCCTCAAGAGTATTTGTCCAAAGTGAAGTCTGGAGAGCAGGTAGTACAAAGAAGGGCGTCACATAACTTTTTAATGGGTATGCTAACAGATCATGGGATAATCGGTGTTACCCTCTATGCGCTAATTAGCTTGTCTTTATTTAAGAGTTTGCTCAAAGTGAGAAAAGTGATAAAGACCGAAGCAAAAGTTGATAACGAATTACTATTAATTCAAGCTGGTCTGTGCTTGGGTTTTGTTTGTTATTTGATCGCTGGAATGTTTTCAAACAACAAAATCTTTGAGATCGCCGTGTGGCTTATTGCGCTAATACCAATAATAAATAGACTTTTAGAACAGTCATTAACTAGGAATCAAAATGCTAATTGA
- a CDS encoding glycosyltransferase, whose product MKILYHHRIASKDGQYVHVEELTNALDELGHELHFVAPQVNENADFGGDGGFVSKLKKALPKALYEILELSYSAWVFIKLVVAILKFKPEVIYERYNLYQPAGVLAAKLFNIPLLLEINAPLAEERAKYSGLALQGFAKKIEDFTWRGATHCLPVTDVLADYMREADIPESRITVIHNGVRQQFIDEMMQHDINVNKQEIVIGFTGFIHPWHGMDKALEAIAEHKELPLRLICVGDGNILPDLRQQAETLGISEKVEFKGLVTRDKVLDFVKEFDIALQPDVTAYASPLKMFEYMAVGALIVAPKTSNIQEILSDDTALFFEKGDKADFKKALTTAITSYKVLDCKRRAVKQSVLDKQFVWQENARKVVDLAKRVANEAHN is encoded by the coding sequence GTGAAAATATTGTATCACCATAGAATTGCCTCGAAAGATGGGCAGTATGTTCATGTCGAAGAATTAACTAACGCGCTTGACGAGTTAGGGCACGAACTTCATTTTGTTGCGCCGCAAGTTAATGAAAATGCGGATTTCGGTGGTGATGGCGGTTTTGTAAGTAAACTCAAAAAAGCATTACCCAAAGCGTTGTATGAAATCCTTGAGCTGAGCTACAGCGCATGGGTTTTCATCAAGCTTGTGGTTGCTATTTTAAAGTTTAAGCCCGAAGTTATTTACGAGCGTTATAACCTTTATCAACCTGCGGGAGTGCTAGCAGCAAAGTTATTCAATATTCCTTTGCTACTAGAAATTAATGCCCCTCTTGCTGAAGAGCGCGCAAAATATAGTGGTCTGGCGTTACAAGGTTTTGCCAAAAAGATAGAAGACTTTACCTGGAGAGGAGCCACACATTGCTTGCCTGTTACTGATGTTTTGGCTGATTACATGCGAGAGGCCGATATTCCAGAGTCAAGAATAACGGTTATTCACAATGGTGTAAGGCAGCAGTTTATTGATGAAATGATGCAACATGACATCAACGTTAATAAACAAGAAATTGTTATTGGATTTACTGGTTTTATTCACCCATGGCACGGAATGGACAAAGCTTTAGAGGCAATTGCAGAACACAAGGAACTTCCGCTGCGCTTAATTTGTGTGGGTGATGGAAATATTTTACCTGACTTAAGGCAGCAAGCTGAGACGCTAGGCATTTCGGAAAAAGTGGAGTTCAAAGGTCTAGTTACACGAGATAAAGTATTGGATTTTGTAAAAGAATTCGACATTGCGTTACAGCCTGATGTAACCGCTTATGCATCACCTTTGAAAATGTTCGAGTATATGGCCGTTGGTGCTTTAATAGTGGCACCGAAAACGTCGAATATTCAGGAAATACTAAGTGACGATACAGCGCTCTTCTTTGAAAAAGGCGACAAGGCTGACTTCAAAAAAGCGCTTACTACTGCAATCACGTCATACAAAGTTTTAGACTGCAAACGCAGAGCGGTTAAGCAAAGCGTATTAGATAAGCAGTTTGTGTGGCAAGAGAATGCGAGAAAGGTTGTTGATTTGGCAAAGAGAGTAGCAAATGAAGCGCATAATTAG
- the asnB gene encoding asparagine synthase (glutamine-hydrolyzing): MCGVVAWVKATTDGKVDESTLRSMTATLHHRGPDGEGYYIDGNVGLGHKRLSILDVENGKQPLESDGVVLSYNGEIYNFKQLKCELEALGHVFASQCDSEVLLFAWKEWGVSAVHKLRGMFAFVIYDKRQNTLFVARDRLGIKPLHWARTSQGDLLFASELKAITAHPDIEKQLNPCAIEDFFSLGYVADPKTIFKEVFKLPPAHVISIDLSDPARDVTPECYWEIENFVSDEITREQDIGEEFARLTEEAITLRMVADVPLGSFLSGGIDSSVISAVMQKHSEVPINTFSIGFDLSKYDESFYAKQLATQLGFKHLNTSVSINDLTFMETLVDIYDEPFADNSAIPTFILSGVAAQHVKVALSGDGADELLYGYRNHKMLWVEEKIRKCLPDGVRKKMFGTLAKLYPNLKTAPKFLRGKTTLNALSGSAITSYHNAISITHQNELARLYSPQLKAQLHGYSSLNMFDDIAKKCKSTNSLKAIQLIDFKTYLAGGILTKVDRASMKNSLEVRVPYLDHHLVERTLAASPSLNLSWGQTKRLLVNGFKHLLPSFVTKRNKMGFSSPIDEWLRQIPKESLKSKLSEGALAQTGLFSLDGISILLDEHHERGHEHGMTIWSLLIFNAFLEKHFGTQKSENIVSP; this comes from the coding sequence GTGTGTGGCGTAGTGGCTTGGGTAAAAGCGACAACTGACGGAAAAGTTGACGAGTCTACTTTGCGTTCAATGACAGCAACGCTTCATCATAGAGGCCCTGATGGAGAAGGGTACTATATTGACGGCAATGTGGGATTGGGGCACAAGCGACTATCAATTTTAGATGTTGAAAATGGCAAGCAACCCCTTGAAAGTGATGGCGTTGTATTAAGTTACAACGGAGAAATTTATAATTTCAAGCAACTAAAATGTGAACTAGAAGCTTTAGGGCATGTTTTTGCTTCGCAATGCGATTCTGAAGTTTTGTTATTCGCATGGAAAGAGTGGGGCGTATCAGCGGTTCATAAATTGCGTGGCATGTTCGCATTTGTTATTTATGACAAGCGTCAAAATACACTGTTTGTAGCCAGAGACCGTTTAGGTATTAAACCGTTACACTGGGCAAGAACATCTCAAGGCGATTTGTTATTTGCGTCTGAGCTTAAAGCTATTACTGCGCATCCAGATATTGAAAAACAATTGAACCCTTGCGCCATTGAAGACTTTTTCTCGCTAGGCTATGTGGCCGACCCTAAAACCATCTTCAAAGAAGTATTCAAATTACCGCCAGCACATGTTATTTCAATAGATTTAAGTGACCCAGCGCGTGATGTAACTCCGGAGTGTTATTGGGAAATTGAAAATTTTGTTTCTGATGAAATTACCCGCGAGCAAGACATAGGTGAAGAGTTCGCTCGGCTGACGGAAGAGGCGATTACGCTGCGTATGGTAGCTGATGTTCCGCTGGGCAGTTTCCTTTCAGGTGGTATTGATTCATCAGTGATTTCTGCTGTAATGCAAAAGCACTCTGAAGTACCTATAAATACCTTTTCAATTGGCTTTGACTTATCTAAGTATGATGAATCTTTTTATGCGAAGCAGTTGGCCACGCAGTTAGGGTTTAAGCATTTGAACACCAGTGTTTCCATTAATGATTTAACCTTTATGGAGACCTTGGTTGATATTTACGATGAACCCTTTGCAGATAATTCGGCTATTCCAACATTCATTCTATCGGGTGTAGCGGCGCAGCATGTCAAAGTAGCGCTGTCTGGTGACGGTGCTGATGAGTTGTTATACGGTTATCGCAATCACAAAATGCTGTGGGTTGAAGAGAAAATCCGCAAGTGTTTGCCTGACGGCGTACGCAAAAAAATGTTTGGTACATTGGCAAAGCTCTATCCCAACCTTAAAACTGCTCCGAAATTTTTGCGCGGTAAAACAACCTTAAATGCTTTGTCTGGTAGCGCAATAACCAGTTATCACAATGCTATTTCTATCACGCATCAAAATGAATTAGCCCGCTTGTATTCGCCGCAACTTAAAGCGCAATTACATGGCTACAGTAGTTTGAACATGTTTGATGATATAGCGAAGAAATGCAAAAGCACTAACAGCCTCAAAGCTATTCAGCTTATAGATTTTAAAACCTATCTTGCAGGTGGCATTCTTACCAAAGTAGACCGTGCAAGCATGAAAAACTCGCTTGAAGTGCGCGTGCCTTATTTAGATCATCACCTGGTGGAGCGCACGCTGGCTGCATCTCCATCGCTCAATTTATCGTGGGGCCAAACCAAAAGACTTCTGGTCAACGGATTTAAACACTTGCTTCCCTCATTTGTCACTAAGCGAAACAAAATGGGGTTTTCATCACCCATTGACGAGTGGCTTCGACAGATTCCCAAAGAGAGTTTGAAAAGTAAACTTTCAGAGGGGGCGCTAGCGCAAACTGGACTATTTTCTCTAGACGGTATCAGCATACTGCTAGATGAGCATCACGAGCGTGGTCACGAGCATGGGATGACTATTTGGTCACTTCTTATTTTTAACGCATTTTTAGAAAAACACTTTGGAACACAAAAAAGTGAAAATATTGTATCACCATAG